In Anolis sagrei isolate rAnoSag1 chromosome 5, rAnoSag1.mat, whole genome shotgun sequence, the DNA window CACCAATTTTAGTgcatgttgtaagttttttgggctgtatagccatgttccagaagcattctctcctgacgtttcacctgcatttatggcaggcatcctcagaggttgtgaggtctgttgacttcacaacctctgagggtgcctgtcatagacgcaggtgaaacgtcaggagagaatgcttctgaaacatggacatacagctcaaaaaacttacaacaacccagtgattctggccacaaaagccttcgatAATTAATTTAGTGTAGGCACCAGATGAGGTGAAAACAGTCTGTTCCGTGAATAATTTTCAAAAGCGTTAAGTGCCGTTTCCAATTTTAAACATTTCACATCAATTGTATCAGGGTGCTTAAAAGGGGATGAGCAAGGAAAAGGAGGCACGGCTCTTTTTATTAACTTATAAGGAAAGCGTTAGCTATGAACGTATATACCTATTTGCAAATCCTCCCGTCTGATTTGTCTGTTTATAAAAGCAGCTTCTCTACGAAAACGGATGAAGCTTGTCAAGTTTAAAATGCGTGCGAAAATGTGCAtcttaaaaacaattggaaaaaaaGGGAACAAACAACAACTTTGGTTCCAGCCCTAGTGCCAAATGGTACCAATATGCACCCCCAAAAATGTGCAAAATCGTATCATCAACACACATATAATGAAAGGAGCTCGAAGCAGCAGCTTTTAAAAGGTTGGCCATACTTCACTCCTCCTACATACTTTGATTTACAAGTGTACAGGTCCATAAACAAAGGGGCGGGGCTCCACTACCTCCTGGCCGGCAAGTGGATGCCATTGAGGGGAGGCAGGAAGGGAGGGTGGAGCTCCAGCTGCGTCAACAGTGAGAAGTGGTCTGAGGGGATGTGGGGATGGGGGCACCCGGTGATGCTGTTCTCCACCAGCCACTGAGGGTCCAAAGGCCCCAGGACACCAAGCACGTTCATGTGAGTGTTGGAATAAAAAATGTAGTCAATCACACCCTGAAATGAGACAAAAGAGAGAAGCACAGGTGGCCATTTAGAACAGAATCGTCTTAAATCCACTGTTAGCCAAGTCTGAGGAAGATaggtatgtttagtctggagaaggctgagaggggacctGAGAGttgtgcttaaatatttgaaaggatgtcactaTTGGGGAAGAggcaaacttattttctgctgctccaaggactaggacacaatggagcaaaggATATcagtattaggttcttgtgggttttttcgggctatatggccatgttctagaggcattttctcctctgacgtttcgcctgcatctatggcaagcatcctcagaggtatggcaagcatcctcactacctctgaggatgcttgccatcgatgcaggcgaaacgtcagaggagaaaatgcctctagaacatggccatatagcccgaaaaaacccacaagaacctagtgattccagccatgaaagcatttgacgaTATCAGTATTGTAGTAAACAGAAAGATATAAAAGTCATGCCCCATAAGGAGTGGTTTGGGGAGCTGGGGATGTTCAGCTCAGAAAAGTTTAAGGATACATGACAACCGtgcttaaatatttaaaaggcatCATACTAGGGAGGGgaaaagattgttttctgctgttctggagattaggacacagcagagcaatggattcaaattgcaggaaaggggattccacctaaacactagGGAGAcgttcctgatggtaagagctgtttgtttatttatttactatatttgtaccctgcccttctcaaccccaagggggactcagagcggcttcacatattagcaacaattcaatgccttaaaaacatacaattggtaaaaacatttgcattaaaaacaaaattaaaacatataaaaacagttacatcagttattaaaatcacataatccaatgtcgtagtccagggccattccaaaatgtcattgcaCAAATTCTTTGTTCATTTATTGAACTGCAGTTAATCTCCAAAAGCTTAGTCCCACAGCCAtattttaactttcttcctgaaggctaaaagggaaggagctgattgaatatcactggggagggagttccatagctgaggggccaccactgagagggccctatctctcatccccatcagtcgcacctgtgaaggaacgagagcagggcctccccagaagttcttaatctttgtgatggttcatagagggagatatgttcagataggtaagctgggccaggattgtttagggcagtggttctcaacctggggtccccagatgtttttggccttcaactcccagaaatcctaacagctggtaaactggctgggatttctgggagttgtaggccaaaaacatctggggaccccaggttgagaaccactggtttagggctttataggccaaagccagcactctgaattgtgctcggtagcaaatgggcagccagtggagctgacgcataGGGGAGCTACatgttccctgtatgctgccctgcCGTCCGTTGGATCATTtagagcttccaaacagtcttcaaagtcaaccccacgtaaagtgcattgcagtcgtctatttgggatgtaatcaagagtgtggactactgtgggcAAGTCTGACCTCCCAAGGTACAGGCttaactggtgcacaagttttaattgtgcaaatgctacCCTGGTCACTGCCAAGActcaggctcagcaatgaatccaggaaaaCTCCCAAGCTATgaccctgtgtcttcagggggagtggaacctcATCCctcacaggctgtaatcctataccctgtttggtctTTCGACTGAGCAGGAGTACCCCTatcttgtctgaattcaatttcaattgtttgctctcatccactgtcacagctgccaagcaccggttcaggacatgAACAGCCTTCTTAgcaacaggtggaaaggagtgatagagttgaacatcatctgggCACAGATGACATTGAACACCAacactccggatgatctctcccaacagcttcatgtaaatgtCAAACAACATGGGAGGCAGTACTGAACCCTAGGTCTCCCCCACCTTCTGGGAGAGACGtaggaaggagcagagccaccGCAGAATAGtacctccaagccccattcccgcgaggcaatCCAGAAGGATATTGAGGTCTAAGGGATCTAAGGCCtatgagaggtccaagagaacgaACAGTTCAGCAGTAAAATATGCTGCCTTGTATTGTGGtgcaatctccttctttggagggttttaaaatagaagctggatggccatctgtcgggagtgttttgattgtgtttttcagcATGGCCCTTGAAAGAAACTGAAGCTGCAAAACTGATGAGAATAGTGGAAGAAACTACTGTGTAAACAAGGAACACTTTATTTCCATTGCATAAGTTTAGGGGAAGATGAGGGTTTTTATATTGCAATTTTATCTTGGACAGTGaggattttattttcttttgtttaccAAGACGAGCTCATTTGCCATTGGTTTTATGCTTGTTCTAACTGGAAAACTGCTTTAATCGTTTTTCAGTAAGAAATGgcattgaaatttatttatttattatttgtttacaacatttatatgccgcccttctcaccccaaaaggaactcagagcggcttacaatatatattatacataaaaTGTCACTATAATGGCCTTAAGATAAATATTTGGCTATTTTCTGCCAATTTACTACTTACTTTGAAATCAAAGGTGTAATTAGtataaggcatcaaattgttttcATAGGCGCTCTTGAGTTGGAAACCGTGAGTGATTCTTCCCTCAGAAGCCCCATTCTTTCCATTGCCGCTGAAGTTCACGAGACAATCATTATACCGCAACTCCTTGAAGTCTTTATGGTTATCAGCGACTATTCCATTACTTAAGTATTCCACAACACCTGTTTTGAAAGATGAAAAGAGAGTATTTGTAATGACCAAATATTGATGTGGCATCGTAGGTGCATATTTATCGCTTTGTTTCAGATGAATGAACCTtagtttagagcagtgtttctcaaccttcctaatgccgcaaccccttaatgcagttcctcatgttgtggtgacccccaaccataacattcttttgctacttcataattgtaattttgctcctgttatgaaacataatttgggagttgtagttgttgagatttatggttcccctacaatcaaagagtattctgaactccaccaatgatgaaattgaaccaaacctggcacacagaatgcccacgaccaacagaaaacactgggagagtttggtgggcattgaccttgagtttgggagttatagttcgcctacagagagcactatatctggaccaaacttggcacaaatactcagtatgctaaatgtgaacactggtggagtttggggaaaataggccttgacatttgggagttgtagttgctgggatttatagttcacctacaatcaaaaagcattctgaaccccaccaatgatagaattgggccaaacttcccacacagaaccccccatgaccaacagaaaatactgtgttttctgatggtctttggtgacccctctggcaaccCCTTTAGGGGTTCcgacctccaggctgagaaacactggtttagagctttACAGGTATCACCAGCACCAAGGACACTGACAGTATAGACATTTTCTTGAACAGCAAAAAGAAGGATCACCAAAGCAGTTCAGCCACTTGCTATTGGCAGTTTGGGAAAACGGCACTCCCAGTAGCATTTCTAATCTAACAACACCTATCATTAAAAGGGCCGGTTGACAAGCGACTCAAAGGCACATACACGCACATACAAGAACTGTATTTTCTTGGAGTTATGGTGaatcttttaatttattttagttcaTATTATAAATGGTaactcccctgggcaacatctgaTTGGACATTCAATATTTCGGCAAAAGAAACCAGTTCACTCTGCTTCCCTCTAGTCTAGTATTAGAAAAGTAAGCTGGCTTCCTAAGGGCTACTTCAGGAAGCACAAGgtcttatatacatatatattcctGGGATTTGATTTTGTGAAGTCAATTTCTCAGTACACATTCTTAGGACTGAGCCATAAATCTCATTCCACACAGTAGGATTAACTTCTAAATATGTACAGTATTGCATCGCATGTCTCAAAACAGTTCAAAAATCACTtgtgcaatcaaagaacattcttctTGAATCCATTTTCTGCAACATCTGTCTGACTAAGCGCTCTGTGTTTCCTTCTCTACACTTGAATTAGTTTTATTAGTCTGGATATTCTTGCGCAATCATTGAAACAATGTGTGGTTTTGCAATGTAAGCAGAAATGCACTTTCTGTTCTCGATTGTTGAATGCTCAGCACGAAGATAAAATTTGGATTATGCACCAAATTTTGTCTTCCACTCCTGTAGGCATTTTGCTTTAATAAGATTATTACAATGACCTTTATTATCTAACTCCTCCAGCTACTCAATTAATTTATTAACAGAAACCTTCCATACATTAATCTTATTCTCAATTTTACAAAATCTCCACTTCCTTCTGCATTTTTCTCTTAAGTATCCTACTCAACAAACTGTCACCTCGTATCTGTTTGCAGAAAAGCTTTAGAAAAAGGATAAGAGATGGGGCTGGGGGAGAAGATACATGAAGCTCTACCCTCCTATCATCTCCTAAACCCCAAATAGAAAACAACATATTATCTTAAACACAAAACATTGAAAATGACCACTCCCCGCCATTTTGGTGGAAAAATAATATAACCATTGTACCTGAATCAGGCAACGAGTTCAGATCTGCACACAGCACCAGAGGGATGGAATTCGTATCTGCTGTTGGGCTTCCAGGCCTACCAGAGGCTTTCTCAAGGATGCTTTTCAGCTCAGAGACAAACATCATTGTTTGGACAAGTTTTACATCAGAATATTCAGGGTCCCAATGCATATGGGCATTTGCTACAATAAGGAGTTGGTTGTCCAAGGTATGAAGGGGCTTCAAACCTAGAGGCAAAGTATTGTAGTTAAAATTAGGTAaagacaggtaaaggtaaaggtcttcccctgacattaagtccagttgtgtctgactatgggagttggtgctcatctccatttctaaccaagagccggcattgtccatagatacctccaaggttatgtggctggcatgactgcatggagcgccgttaccttcccacaaaagcggtacctgttgatctattcacatgttttcaaactgctaggttggcagaagctggggctaacatgggagctcaccccgctccctggattcaaaccgccaacctttcggtcagcaagttagcagctcagcgctttaatccactgcgccactgtaTTAGTTAAAATTAGGTTGATTAAATCCCTTCCTGAGTACAGATATAAGGCAAGTTCCTGTTTTCTTTTATGAATTTTTTTTACAATGCAGCAACACTGCAATCACAGGCAGGACAAGACACAGAGGCAGCCTTTGGACAAACTATTACTTTCAATTTGCTAATGTGTGTGCACTCATCCCAGTTCCTATGGTGGGGGCCAACTGGAGATATACAACCCACATGGATATAGCCCTTCGCAAAAAATAGTACTACTACACGATCCCAGCCAGCCTGCAAACCCAATAATGCCTCTGTATTTTCCCAGAAGTCACAAGGGATCTGTTGGGTGGATTTAAAAGATGCTGTGAAACACAAAGCTGAAGCAGAATGGCCTGCCTAGAAAAGTAATAATGTCCTCTAtatgagagagagggaagaactCATGCTCTGTTTTGAGAGACTGCCATTTCCACTCTCATGATTATAGGAAAAGGGGATCTTAGGTATAttcaaagtttggaaaagttattttattGGACAATTGTTGTCATAATGCACTACGTATAGCTTCTGGGACTGCAGGAAAAGCCTAGTGATGGGAGGTACTAGCTCATCAGTTTATCTGCATAAGCATTTACATTAAAATGGCTTGGGTGTCTGTGACAGTATCTCTCTATCACAGTGCTAGCATGACCGATGTTCCCTTTGTAATGTCCAGATCAGGCCCTCAAATGAGTTCCAAGAAGGGAATTTATTCCATGATGTCCTAGTCGTccgcaaacccaatcaacaattgggtctcagtttacagaaaacctacacccATGGATAGAAACCTACATAGAAACGCAAACCAtcccccaagtcaaaaaagaagcacaattaaagccctggcagactgtgtaaaaagaatctgtgaaccacacctcctccaaggtgaactgaaccaccaatggatactccaccacagacagcagaagagatgcaaaaccaagaacaagctacaagagtaaagacaaagatccacccaaaggaaaagtgttcttaccatacattaatggaactactgaccacatagggaagctgatgaagaaacacaacctacaagcgATCTACAAatccactaagaaaattcaataaatgctatgttcagcaaaggacaagagggatcctctcacctctgcaggagtctgctgTATACTATGCAgcagtctacataaggaccatcAAGCACAGCAGCATTCTCTaggcacgaatcaaggaacatgaaaggtactgccgACTAATtcgaccagagaagtcagccatagcagagcacctgatgacccaacctggacacagcatattatttgagaacacagaaatgctggaccattctaacaaccaccatgtcagactacacagagaaggtactgaaatccacaagcatgtggacaatttcatggaggaaactatgaaaatgaacaaaatctggctaccagtattttaaaaaaccctctaaaatcatgatagtaaataaagagtaacacccaaaaagcagggaaaatccaaagaagaaacaatcaggccctgctaacatctcccagcaaaggatcccccaggcaggaagcagccagactttgaagctgcaaggccattcagtgctaatcaaggtggccaactgcaacattcacacttggctcaagcagacaagagttctttctcccatccttgaCAATCCAGATAtttaaaacccacttgcctagtttccaacagacctcacaacctctgaggatgcctgccatagttgtgagcaaaatgtcaggagagaatgcttctgcaacatggttaTACggttcagaaaactcacagcaagcaacccagtggttttggccatgaaaaccttcgacaacacatattcCCTTATGATTTGTGTTTTCGAAGTTACCTCAGGCAAAATAATTCACCAAAATGATAGTGCTCTGCTTTGAATGTACTTGTATGAAAAGGTGTGCtggaagggttttttaaaagccaCCCTGCAGCAGTCTCACAAAGCTTTAGATCTTTCTGTTAGAAATACATGACACTCACCTGCCCCAAACAGTTCTTTATGCACCTCTAACACTACGGCAACTCCAATGTTGTCCTTCGTCATTACTCTGTTCAGCATAGCTTCTGAACCTTCAGAGTTTGCCATTGCCACTTGGTTGAACTCGACTGTATGCTTCTGCACCAATGTGAATCTGAAACAGCCCAATAACAATTTCAGAGTGAACatcaaaatagaaataaaattcatttttaaaaatacttttcaaaTTCCTATttatgaaaaggaaaaaaggactgCTTTAAACCCAAAGGAACAAAGCAATCCCTTCTGTGTTTTAAAGTAAGCAAATTCATCTCATTCCCATGTGCCAATGCAAAACCAGATGCTAATTTATTAACTGCTTACTTGCATGGTTTGTTGTTTGAAACAAAAGCAACCAAGTTACCAAGCAATTATGTTTGTTACTCATCACTGTTATGGCAGTGATCCATGTTTTTGTCATTTATATTTCTCCCACATCTCCCTCCTACCTGGGCATAACTGGAAATGTATGCCAAATGAGGCAACATGCTATTCATATGGTGAAAGGAACCCAAGTCCACAAAGGCTTATGGCATATTAAACTTTATGAATCTTTAAAGTGCTATTGTTTTTGTAGCAACAGACTATCAAAGCTAATCTCCTGTGAATTATTTAATTCCAAACAGCGACAGCTTCTTACTTTTCTGTTTTGAAGAATATTGCACAACCATCCACATGTTTTCGCTCTTGCTCAGACATGATTTTGGCACGTGACTTTGGAGAGAAAAATCCATCGTATCCACGATCTTTCAATGCTGGCAGAAAAAGGGTGAAGTATTGCTCAGTTTCTACTTCCTGGAAATAAAGAATCCATGGTTAACACAGGGCGGAAGAAAACAGGTAAGAAAGTGGGACAGTGCCTGTCCATTTTtgtgaactctctgccccagagtgtggtggaggctccttttttggaggcatttaaacagaggctggatggctatctgtcaggggtgctttgaatgcaattttcttgcttcttggtagggggttggactggatggcctaccaggtctcttccaactctatgattctagagctcCTGGCATTGTTATAATGATGTGCAGGTGGGAGATATCTAAAGAATGGGTTTCTCCCATATGgcctcagttttttttaaaaaaataatagccAGCACCTTCTCCAAGATTAATCCTAAAAGAGTCTCGACACCTCCATTAAACATCTAAAATAACTGCCTATTTCGTGGAGTACGAACAGTGTAATGGTATGTAGGAGAAATAGATTTGTCAAGTATGTAGGAGAAATAAGACTTGGAAACtctaatccacgctctggttacaatcctgaatagactactgctaTGTGCTCTCTctggggtttcctttgaagactgtttcaaagctacaaatggtccaacgggctcAGCCAGGCTGCTAACCAGAGTAGCATACAGAGAAAGGACACCCCTCtggttgcatcagctccactggctgccagtctgctaccgagcacaattcaaagagctggctAGAAAGCCCTAAATATGGATCCAGCCTTGTTTACCTGTTTGAATGCATTCCCCTctatgaattatttattatttcgcgcatttctaccccgcccttctcaacccccgaggggggactcagggcggcttacaaaaggcacaattcgatgccagcataaacataaacaatggataaaacatgtatacagcaattataacaattaaaacagtcactttatacaacaaaatcaataaatatcaataaaaccaatcaatACTCGGCGTTCACCATttcagagtccataaattcattccatattgtctagtcatcattgtccttgtctaactgccagattgcccaaaagcctgctcccacaaccatgtttttaatttccttctgaaggagaggagggatgtcgatgaccaaATTTCCTCATGTTGATGACCGAATTTCCTCTTCTGGGAAGgacttgctctcggtcccacctcctttgcaggagcgactagttcagtggttctcaacctggggtccccaggtgttttggcctacaactcttagaaatcccagccggtttaccagctgttaggatttctgggagttgaaggccaaaaacatctggggaccccaggattagaaccactggactagtgggacttctcagtggtggccccttggctgtggaattcccttcccagtgacattagatcagccccctccttcctggccttcggaaggaaagtgaaaatgtggctttgggatcaagccttcagtagtgcaataatagatatggattatgtgcaatgactaatGGGATGG includes these proteins:
- the CNOT6L gene encoding CCR4-NOT transcription complex subunit 6-like isoform X1 encodes the protein MPKEKYDPPDPRRIYTIMSAEEIANGKKSHWAELEISGRVRSLSTSLWSLTHLTALHLNDNYLTRIPPDIAKLQNLVYLDLSSNKLRSLPAELGNMVSLRELLLNNNLLRVLPYELGRLFQLQTLGLKGNPLSQDILSLYQDSDGTRKLLNYMLDNLAVHPEQLPPRPWITLKERDQILPSASFTVMCYNVLCDKYATRQLYGYCPSWALNWEYRKKGIMEEIVNWDADIISLQEVETEQYFTLFLPALKDRGYDGFFSPKSRAKIMSEQERKHVDGCAIFFKTEKFTLVQKHTVEFNQVAMANSEGSEAMLNRVMTKDNIGVAVVLEVHKELFGAGLKPLHTLDNQLLIVANAHMHWDPEYSDVKLVQTMMFVSELKSILEKASGRPGSPTADTNSIPLVLCADLNSLPDSGVVEYLSNGIVADNHKDFKELRYNDCLVNFSGNGKNGASEGRITHGFQLKSAYENNLMPYTNYTFDFKGVIDYIFYSNTHMNVLGVLGPLDPQWLVENSITGCPHPHIPSDHFSLLTQLELHPPFLPPLNGIHLPARR
- the CNOT6L gene encoding CCR4-NOT transcription complex subunit 6-like isoform X2 — translated: MVSLRELLLNNNLLRVLPYELGRLFQLQTLGLKGNPLSQDILSLYQDSDGTRKLLNYMLDNLAVHPEQLPPRPWITLKERDQILPSASFTVMCYNVLCDKYATRQLYGYCPSWALNWEYRKKGIMEEIVNWDADIISLQEVETEQYFTLFLPALKDRGYDGFFSPKSRAKIMSEQERKHVDGCAIFFKTEKFTLVQKHTVEFNQVAMANSEGSEAMLNRVMTKDNIGVAVVLEVHKELFGAGLKPLHTLDNQLLIVANAHMHWDPEYSDVKLVQTMMFVSELKSILEKASGRPGSPTADTNSIPLVLCADLNSLPDSGVVEYLSNGIVADNHKDFKELRYNDCLVNFSGNGKNGASEGRITHGFQLKSAYENNLMPYTNYTFDFKGVIDYIFYSNTHMNVLGVLGPLDPQWLVENSITGCPHPHIPSDHFSLLTQLELHPPFLPPLNGIHLPARR